One part of the Candida albicans SC5314 chromosome R, complete sequence genome encodes these proteins:
- the MEX67 gene encoding Mex67p (Nuclear export protein; has NTF2-like domain; interacts with Mtr2p via the NTF2-like domain), whose protein sequence is MSYRGRGGGYNNNRGQFSSGPHQHQQNVDSFVAANQYPIEIMGWNGASSGECINFISRKCKVIVSNYSVDSNSGVLKGYVKNESQANTLLNWSGVKFAGQSLRFSKGVSNISNQMGGGASTGSQSTIETISQFLKARYQPEIKMLNLSNVKQDPTLTAQGFFGSLSVSSKFFPALMKVASDLKLDVDSIDLSNNELQDLQTLTSMAQTFPKLQNLSLQNNNFTKIKVFETWRHKLNFLRELILFNNPIVQTNDPAEIQTIKLELMKSFPRLVVLSGEILRNEQVLIANLSFPFESPETMFFQDEDSRNLATNFIANYLKLWDANRSELMILYQNESQFSMQVDSSHPHLIESGNSGYSGSTDFGYYLNNSRNLTRVSSIKARMAKLSIGQEQIYKSFQQLPKTRHDIIATPELFSMEVYKFPTLNGIMITLHGSFDEVAQPEVDGSASSAPSGPRGGSRYHSGPKHKRIPLSKKSFDRTFVVIPGPNGSMIVASDTLLIRPYTSDFPWKVQKLPSNPTAATPGVSATSTPSPLPPTTITTPQLAPPGTGPTTADLPADIKARLNQIQQELLVKILLETKLNINYGIMLCEQSNWDYQQASVNFKNSAASLPSDAFVQ, encoded by the coding sequence ATGAGTTATAGAGGAAGAGGAGGAGGTTACAATAACAACAGAGGTCAATTTTCCTCGGGTCCACACCAGCACCAACAAAATGTCGATTCATTCGTAGCAGCAAACCAATACccaattgaaataatggGATGGAATGGTGCGAGTCTGGGTGAATGTATAAATTTCATATCTAGAAAATGTAAGGTCATTGTATCAAACTATTCCGTTGATTCGAACAGTGGTGTTTTGAAAGGATATGTAAAGAATGAATCGCAAGCTAACacattattgaattggTCAGGGGTGAAATTTGCTGGACAATCTTTGAGATTTTCTAAAGGTGTATCAAATATATCCAATCAGATGGGAGGCGGGGCATCGACAGGCTCTCAATCTActattgaaacaatttccCAGTTTTTGAAAGCTAGATACCAACCAGAAATCAAGATGTTAAATCTAAGCAATGTGAAACAGGATCCAACTTTGACTGCTCAAGGTTTTTTTGGATCACTATCTGTGAgttcaaaatttttcccAGCATTGATGAAAGTAGCAagtgatttgaaattggacGTTGACAGCATTGATTTGTCCAACAATGAACTTCAAGATTTACAAACCTTAACGTCGATGGCACAGACATTCCCTAAATTACAAAACCTTTCCTTACAGAATAACAATTTCACCAAGATCAAAGTTTTCGAAACATGGAGACATAAATTAAACTTTTTGAGGGAATTGATCTTGTTTAACAATCCTATTGTGCAAACAAATGACCCTGCAGAGATTCAGACCATCAAGTTAGAGTTGATGAAAAGTTTCCCGAGATTGGTAGTATTGAGTGGCGAAATATTAAGAAATGAACAAGTTTTGATTGCCAATCTTTCATTTCCATTCGAGTCTCCAGAAACAATGTTTTTCCAAGATGAAgattcaagaaatttagCGACAAACTTTATTgcaaattatttgaagttATGGGATGCAAATCGTTCagaattgatgattttataTCAAAATGAGTCACAATTTTCAATGCAAGTAGATTCATCACACCCACATCTCATTGAAAGTGGAAATTCCGGTTATTCTGGAAGTACAGACTTTGGTTACTATTTAAACAACTCGAGAAATTTGACCAGAGTCTCGTCAATCAAAGCAAGAATGGCCAAGTTATCTATTGGACAAGAACAGATTTATAAGAGTTTCCAACAGTTACCAAAAACCCGTCATGATATAATAGCGACACCAGAACTATTTAGTATGGAAGTATACAAGTTCCCTACCTTAAATGGAATTATGATAACTTTACATGGAAGCTTTGATGAAGTCGCACAACCTGAAGTTGACGGGAGCGCTTCATCCGCTCCCTCAGGTCCAAGGGGTGGTTCAAGGTATCATTCAGGGCCAAAGCACAAGAGGATCCCGCTAAGCAAGAAGAGCTTTGATAGAACATTTGTTGTGATACCTGGTCCAAATGGAAGCATGATAGTGGCCAGTGATACTTTATTAATAAGACCATATACCAGTGATTTCCCATGGAAAGTACAAAAATTGCCTTCCAATCCAACTGCCGCTACACCAGGTGTTTCAGCCACCTCAACTCCGTCACCACTcccaccaacaacaattacaactCCACAACTAGCACCACCTGGTACCGGACCAACTACAGCAGATTTACCAGCAGATATAAAGGCTCgattaaatcaaatacaGCAAGAGTTGTTGGTGAAGATATTGCTAGAGACAAAGTTAAACATTAACTACGGAATAATGTTATGCGAACAGAGTAACTGGGATTATCAACAAGCATCagtcaatttcaaaaactcGGCTGCTTCTTTGCCTAGTGATGCATTTGTACAATAG
- the DAP1 gene encoding Dap1p (Similar to mammalian membrane-associated progesterone receptors involved in DNA damage response; induced in core stress response; Hog1 regulated; clade-associated expression; Hap43-repressed), with amino-acid sequence MLTTILIILIILYFARNIYNEFINNPSSPLDVSTEKESTIVEGKFTPISLTKYNGKDSPKIFIAVKNRVFDVTQGGAFYGPGGPYENFAGRDASRGLAKNSFDPDVLTDINEPIDTLTDLTAVEKESLDGWEEHFENRYKVVGTLHENGTVEEKS; translated from the coding sequence ATGCTTACTACAATTCTTATTATACTcattattttgtattttgcCAGAAATATTTACAATGAGTTCATTAATAACCCAAGCAGTCCACTAGACGTATCCACAGAAAAGGAATCAACCATAGTAGAAGGCAAATTCACCCCTATATCACTCACAAAATACAACGGTAAAGATTCAcccaaaattttcattgCTGTAAAGAACAGGGTCTTTGATGTAACTCAAGGTGGAGCATTTTATGGACCAGGTGGACCATATGAGAATTTTGCGGGGAGAGATGCCAGTAGGGGATTGGCTAAGAACTCCTTTGATCCAGATGTATTAACAGACATTAACGAGCCAATTGACACCTTAACGGATTTGACTGCTGTAGAAAAAGAGTCATTGGATGGCTGGGAAGAGCATTTTGAAAACAGGTATAAAGTTGTTGGTACTTTACATGAAAATGGTACCGTTGAGGAGAAATCATAA